One Felis catus isolate Fca126 chromosome D1, F.catus_Fca126_mat1.0, whole genome shotgun sequence DNA segment encodes these proteins:
- the CD6 gene encoding T-cell differentiation antigen CD6 isoform X6: MAPDMWLFSAILGLLSAALSGHPTPTPSGQPNTSSTETQPLESGEPLGIRLVNGSSHCSGTVEVWIRQSWEPACGAFWNHNATEAACRALSCGGAGADVQPTLPPSELPPGPGAGNASEAPNTTLALAPAVLCRGPEWPLCDVVERQCDSDRRPAEVTCAENRAVRLVGGSGPCAGRVEMLERGQWGSVCDDTWDLKDAHVVCRQLNCGWAVQALPGLHFAPGQGPIHRDQVNCSGTENHLWDCRGLPGNGYCGHKEDAGVLCSGSRSLLNLSTSEAPAGVQPVTVEPTTIQKAEAWKSRELMLFILCIILGILLLGLLISTAFIFLKVKGKYALPIMVNDQHPPTTTPEGINSYQDVPITISKEEVPKLPIQVQALPPKDSDSSSDSDYEHYDFSAQPPVALTTFYNSQRHRVTEEEIQQSRFQMPPLEEGLEEASAPQVPPTSAGHYVADTPSLGSQRHPGSNRGSSTSSGEDYCNSPSSRLPLWTPQVFSTERSPFLEQPPNLELAGSQATFSGPSADDSSSTSSGEWYQNFQPPPQPPSTDQFQYSGASGRGGSPRPQPGSTGNEDYDDIGAS, encoded by the exons GTCACCCGACTCCAACCCCATCCGGCCAGCCCAACACCAGCAGCACAGAGACCCAGCCCTTGGAGTCAG GAGAGCCCCTCGGGATCCGCCTGGTGAATGGGAGCAGCCACTGCAGCGGGACGGTGGAGGTCTGGATCCGACAGTCGTGGGAGCCCGCGTGCGGGGCGTTCTGGAACCACAATGCCACCGAGGCCGCGTGCCGCGCGCTGAGCtgtggcggggcgggggcagaCGTCCAGCCCACCCTGCCGCCCTCGGAGCTGCCCCCTGGTCCAGGCGCGGGGAACGCCAGCGAGGCCCCGAACACCACACTGGCCCTGGCGCCCGCCGTCCTGTGCAGAGGGCCCGAGTGGCCACTCTGCGACGTGGTGGAGCGTCAGTGCGACAGCGACAGGAGGCCAGCTGAGGTCACCTGCGCAG agaACCGCGCGGTGCGGTTGGTGGGCGGCAGCGGTCCGTGCGCCGGCCGCGTGGAGATGCTAGAGCGCGGCCAGTGGGGGTCGGTGTGCGACGACACGTGGGACCTGAAGGACGCCCACGTGGTGTGCCGGCAGCTGAACTGCGGCTGGGCGGTCCAGGCCCTGCCCGGCCTGCACTTCGCGCCCGGCCAAGGACCCATCCACCGGGACCAGGTGAACTGCTCGGGGACCGAGAACCACCTGTGGGACTGCCGTGGGCTGCCAGGAAACGGCTACTGCGGTCACAAGGAGGACGCCGGCGTGCTGTGCTCAG GCTCCCGAAGTCTGCTCAATCTGTCCACTTCTGAAGCCCCTGCAGGCGTTCAGCCGGTCACTGTGG AACCTACTACGATCCAGAAAGCAGAAGCCTGGAAATCGCGAGAACTAATGCTTTTCATCCTCTGCATCATTCTGGGAATTCTCCTCCTTGGCTTACTCATCTCCACGGCCTTCATCTTCTTGAAAGTTAAAGGAAAATACG CCCTGCCCATTATGGTGAACGACCAgcacccacccaccaccaccccagaGGGTATCAATAGCTATCAAGATGTTCCCATCACCATTTCCAAAGAAGAAG TTCCCAAGCTGCCCATCCAGGTCCAGGCCCTACCCCCCAAGGACTCGGACTCCAGCTCGGACTCAGACTATGAGCATTATGACTTCAGCGCCCAGCCTCCCGTGGCCCTGACCACCTTCTACA ATTCCCAGCGGCACCGGGTCACGGAGGAGGAGATCCAGCAGAGCAGGTTCCAGATGCCTCCCCTGGAGGAAG GACTTGAAGAGGCGAGTGCCCCTCAGGTCCCACCCACCAGCGCTGGACACTACGTCGCAGACACGCCCTCCCTGGGCTCTCAGCGCCACCCAGGAAGCAACAGGGGATCCAGCACGTCCTCCGGGGAGGATTACTGCAACAGCCCCAGTAGCAGGCTACCTCTGTGGACCCCTCAGGTGTTTTCTACAGAGAGGAGCCCCTTCTTGGAGCAGCCCCCGAACTTGGAGCTGGCTGGCTCCCAGGCTACCTTTTCAG GGCCCTCGGCTGACGACAGCTCCAGCACCTCCTCCGGGGAGTGGTACCAGAACTTCCAGCCGCCGCCCCAGCCTCCCTCGACGGACCAGTTTCAGTATTCAGGTGCCAGCGGCAGGGGAG GatcccccaggccccagcctggTTCCACTGGCAATGAGGACTATGACGACATCGGGGCATCCTAG